The DNA segment GGCCGAGGACGTTGCCGCGCATCCCGGCCCGGTTGATCTCCTCGTTCAGGTCCTCGATCGCGGCGTCCAGGTCGGTGGTGTCGCCGCCGGCCTTTTCGACCTCGTCCCGCCATGCCTGGGCGTCGGCTCGCAGCTCGACGAGGTGACGCTGATACTCGTCGGCGTTGTCCGGGAGGTTCACGGGTTCGTGGTCGAGGTGCCAGCCCTCCCGGCACTGGGCGCGACGGAGTTGCCGGTTGCGCTTGGCACAGGGCGGGCACTTGCTCTCCAAGGTGGCCCCGCACGGCACGTCGATGACCTCAACCTGACCGGTGAGGATGTCCTGCCGCCGCAGCGGAACCGGCCGGATGCACACCCCGTACTGCTTGGCGATCTCCTCGACCACGTCCCGCGCGAGCGGTTGAGCCATCCGCACGGCGCGCGGCGTGGACCGGTCGTTTAGCCGAGCGGGGGACATCGGCTGGTCTCCCCCGCTCTGGTGGGCGTCGGTGAGGTCGATCAACTGTCCTCCTCTGCGGTATCGGGGATGGTGAGGGCGGTCTGGCCGCATTCACGGCACTCGACCAGGCCGCGCAGGGGGTCGAGCCACAGGACGTTGAGCGCGCCGCAGACCGAGCAGCGCAGCCCGTCGAGGAAGTGCGCCAGGCCGTTCATGCGGCCTCGCTTCGACTGCCGTACTCAGCGACCATCGCCCGGATATCGGCGTCGGAGACGTAGGCCGCCCGAACCCGGACAGGCTCGGGGGAGGTCTCCAGTCGGACGTAGCCGATGCCCGCGCCGAGTGCGGGGACGGGTGAGATGTGGTCGGCGAGTGCTCCTCGGTCGCGTGCGCCGTCGCCGAGGACCATGTCCACCTGTTCGCTCTCGTCGAGCCGGAGGGCGATCTTGTCGGGGAACAGGTTGCGGATGTTCACGACCTCCTTGCGCGGGTCCTGAAGCGCGGCCATGACCCCGATGCCGACCGCCCGGCCCTGCGTAGTGAGCGTGGCCAGGGCCGCCGTGATCCGCTGACGAAGGCCCTTGTCCGACTGGTAGGCGGTCAGGAACGCCACTTCATCCACGAGCACCAGGACGAACGGGTCATCGACGGTCGGCGTGTGCGAGCGCTGCAGGCCGGCGAACCGGTCGGCCCGCTCCTGCATCACGCACACGGCCTCGTCGAGCAGGTCGGCGCACTCCTTCGGATCGGCCGCATACCTCGCACCGAACAGCGCCCGTCCGAAGGACAGTTCCATCCGCTTGGGGTCGAGCGCCCAGACCTGCACCAGCCCGACCCTCATCGCGGGGAGGAGGCCGCGGATGGTCGACCACAGCCATGAGCCCTTACCGGCCCCGGTCGCGCCCGCGATCAGAACGTGCGTGCCGTGGACCTTGAGCCGGTACGGCGTGCCGTCCTCACATTGGCCGACCTCCACCGGCCCGACCGTCGACGACTCCGGAACCGGGACGGCGGGCAGGGGTTCGGCGAGGGGATCACGCCGGGGGAAGGTGAGGACGAGCCGCCCGGCCTTGGCGACGGCGACGCGGCAGGAGGTGGAGCCGAAGCCATGGGCCAGGTGCTCGGTGCGGTCGGCCCAGTCCTTGACGGCCTGCCCAGACAGCATGCGCACGGTGACGCGGTCGGCCCAGCCATCGCACTCGACCCGGAGCAGGCGGGGCAGGTAGTCGCGGCCCTGGAGGTGACGGCCGAGCCCGGACACGATCATCACCGGTTGCCAGTGCCGCCGGTAGATCCAGAACCGGCGCCAGAAGGCCAGCAGCCGCCAGCCGATCCAGCGGGCGAACGATGCCCGGTCGGCCAGCACCCAGCCGAACAGCAGCGAGCCGGGGATGGTGACGGCGGCGACCGCCGTGGGCCAGCCGTACCGGACCCAGATCACGCCGGGGACGGCGAGCACCGCCACCGCGACCGGATGGACGAGAAGGGTACGGACGAGCCCGGCGACCAGGCGGCCGAGGAAGACCAGGATCGTGAGGATCGCCGGGGTCTGGACGACGGCCGGTTTGAACACGACCGCCGTGTCTGGAGTGGTGGACACGAGGTTACGGACCTCGCCACCGGGAAGGCGCTTGAGCATAAGCTGAACTCCTCTCTTGTGATGCGCAGTCAGGGAGAGACCGAGGGGCCGCCGGAAGTTGCCGCTTCCAGCGGCCCCGCTTCGTGTCAGGCCGCCGACTCCATGGCCTGGGCGTGCTCGGCGTGCAGGCGCTCGCAGTCGGCCAGGTACCGCGCGGCGGCGTTGAAGATCTCCCGCGCCATGTCCAGGTCTTCGGAAGTAACCGGCCCGGCCCCGGTCGTCGAGACCGTCACGTCCGCCTCGTCGGACTCCAGGACCAGGTACGGCCGCCCGGACTCCAGCACCCGAGCACGCGCCCGAGTGATCGAGGCGTAGAACGAGATCCCGATACGGGGACGCTGGCCGGGGTCGATCGACATCGACACGTGGGTGTAGGGACCGTGCGCCATCA comes from the Microbispora sp. ZYX-F-249 genome and includes:
- a CDS encoding FtsK/SpoIIIE domain-containing protein, which encodes MLKRLPGGEVRNLVSTTPDTAVVFKPAVVQTPAILTILVFLGRLVAGLVRTLLVHPVAVAVLAVPGVIWVRYGWPTAVAAVTIPGSLLFGWVLADRASFARWIGWRLLAFWRRFWIYRRHWQPVMIVSGLGRHLQGRDYLPRLLRVECDGWADRVTVRMLSGQAVKDWADRTEHLAHGFGSTSCRVAVAKAGRLVLTFPRRDPLAEPLPAVPVPESSTVGPVEVGQCEDGTPYRLKVHGTHVLIAGATGAGKGSWLWSTIRGLLPAMRVGLVQVWALDPKRMELSFGRALFGARYAADPKECADLLDEAVCVMQERADRFAGLQRSHTPTVDDPFVLVLVDEVAFLTAYQSDKGLRQRITAALATLTTQGRAVGIGVMAALQDPRKEVVNIRNLFPDKIALRLDESEQVDMVLGDGARDRGALADHISPVPALGAGIGYVRLETSPEPVRVRAAYVSDADIRAMVAEYGSRSEAA